From the genome of Sphingobacterium kitahiroshimense, one region includes:
- a CDS encoding cell division protein FtsQ/DivIB, producing MLKYLHNIRWNRVLYLSLFFLGVIAVIIVMSLVNRKDDLQVCREVNIFIEGKEAFIDQGDISALISKSYGNIIGKPLLDIPLEKIEKTLKKLPYVSKATVHLDMDGILAINIAQREVVMRVINKNGREYYIDLNGLKVPTTLKYVPHVMIATGNIEEGYKNPLDSINSTLVKDLLQVTQFIENDELWSNQVVQVFVNNDKDIELVPRVGNQQLVIGTADSLDQKFSLLQTFYKEIIPKVGVDAYNKVNVKYAGQIICEKRGVWTFDDLHNPEKKVKNNTL from the coding sequence ATGCTTAAATATTTACACAACATACGATGGAATCGCGTATTATATTTATCACTCTTTTTTTTAGGTGTGATAGCTGTAATCATTGTGATGTCCTTGGTCAATCGCAAAGATGACCTTCAAGTATGTCGTGAGGTAAATATTTTTATTGAAGGAAAAGAAGCTTTTATTGATCAAGGAGATATCTCTGCGCTTATCAGTAAAAGTTATGGCAATATAATTGGTAAGCCATTACTTGATATTCCTTTAGAAAAGATCGAAAAAACGTTGAAAAAGTTGCCTTACGTATCTAAGGCAACGGTTCATTTGGATATGGATGGTATTCTAGCCATTAATATCGCGCAACGGGAAGTCGTTATGCGTGTCATTAATAAGAATGGTCGGGAATATTATATCGATTTAAATGGATTGAAGGTACCAACTACATTGAAATATGTACCTCATGTCATGATTGCAACAGGTAATATTGAAGAGGGGTATAAGAATCCTTTGGATTCGATTAACTCTACACTGGTAAAAGATTTATTACAAGTGACACAGTTTATCGAAAATGATGAGCTGTGGAGCAATCAAGTTGTACAGGTATTTGTTAACAATGATAAAGATATTGAATTGGTACCTCGGGTCGGAAATCAGCAGCTTGTTATCGGCACTGCCGATTCTTTAGACCAAAAGTTTAGTTTGTTGCAGACATTTTATAAAGAAATAATCCCTAAAGTCGGGGTTGACGCTTACAATAAAGTGAATGTAAAATATGCAGGTCAAATTATTTGTGAAAAACGTGGTGTTTGGACATTTGATGATCTGCATAACCCGGAGAAGAAAGTAAAGAATAACACATTATAG
- the murC gene encoding UDP-N-acetylmuramate--L-alanine ligase — translation MKIDAIKQVYLIGIGGIGMSGLARYFAHLGCVVKGYDRTETELTKTLVSEGIEISYLDDANTIDPIFNISNEETLIIFTPAIPKDSKIKHHLEEVGHTLHKRSEVLGIISESRFTIGVAGTHGKTTTSTMVAHILKDSGFDCSAFLGGISSNYDTNVLYGNNDVVVVEADEYDRSFLTLHPNIAIVTSADADHLDIYGDASQLLTTFQMYLDRVVEGGTRIVKKGLPFESQISYSGHDVADVYASNVHVKDGEFYFDYISGDAKIEDIHLGIPGTHNVENAVAAITVARILGIADDKIKVALTNFRGVKRRFEYIVRSQSAIYVDDYAHHPEELRAFLSSMRKLYPNKKLTVVFQPHLFTRTRDFIEGFAEVLSMADRVLLMEIYPARELPIEGVNSSWLLSKITAPEKAVVTAQEVLAIAQCEKLELLVTVGAGDIDKLVKPLKEILAHA, via the coding sequence ATGAAAATTGACGCAATCAAACAAGTATATCTTATTGGGATAGGTGGAATTGGAATGAGTGGACTTGCTCGTTATTTTGCTCACTTAGGATGCGTAGTGAAGGGATATGATCGTACGGAAACGGAATTGACTAAAACATTAGTGTCCGAAGGAATTGAAATTTCGTATCTTGATGATGCCAATACGATAGATCCGATATTTAATATTTCTAATGAAGAAACATTAATCATTTTTACTCCTGCTATTCCTAAAGACTCTAAAATTAAACATCATCTGGAAGAAGTAGGGCATACGCTACATAAGAGATCTGAAGTTTTAGGTATCATTAGTGAAAGTCGTTTTACAATTGGTGTGGCGGGTACACATGGTAAAACGACAACTTCTACCATGGTGGCCCACATATTAAAGGATAGTGGTTTTGACTGCTCTGCTTTTCTAGGCGGTATCAGTTCCAATTACGATACAAATGTTTTGTATGGTAATAATGATGTGGTCGTCGTAGAAGCGGATGAATATGATCGCTCATTCTTAACCTTACATCCTAATATAGCTATTGTGACTTCAGCTGATGCTGATCATTTGGATATTTATGGTGATGCAAGCCAACTTTTAACGACTTTTCAAATGTATTTGGATCGAGTTGTTGAAGGTGGTACGCGTATTGTTAAGAAGGGTTTACCATTTGAAAGTCAAATCTCGTATTCTGGACATGATGTTGCAGATGTTTATGCTTCTAATGTACATGTTAAAGATGGAGAATTTTATTTTGATTACATTTCAGGAGATGCAAAGATTGAAGATATTCATTTGGGAATACCGGGCACGCATAATGTTGAAAATGCTGTAGCGGCAATAACTGTTGCCCGTATTTTGGGTATTGCAGATGATAAAATAAAAGTTGCACTAACGAATTTTAGAGGTGTTAAAAGACGTTTTGAATATATCGTAAGAAGTCAGTCTGCTATTTATGTAGATGATTATGCACATCATCCGGAAGAGTTGCGTGCATTTTTGAGCTCGATGCGTAAGCTATATCCGAATAAGAAGTTGACAGTTGTATTTCAGCCACATCTCTTTACGAGAACCCGTGATTTTATAGAAGGATTTGCAGAAGTGCTTTCTATGGCAGATCGTGTACTACTTATGGAAATCTATCCTGCTCGTGAATTACCTATCGAAGGTGTAAATTCATCTTGGTTGTTGAGTAAAATCACGGCACCGGAAAAAGCTGTTGTTACAGCCCAGGAAGTATTGGCAATTGCTCAGTGTGAAAAATTGGAATTGTTGGTGACAGTTGGAGCTGGTGATATTGATAAATTAGTAAAACCATTGAAGGAAATTTTAGCACATGCTTAA
- the murG gene encoding undecaprenyldiphospho-muramoylpentapeptide beta-N-acetylglucosaminyltransferase, which yields MAIRVIISGGGTGGHIFPAVAIANALKALDPQNEILFVGANGRMEMEKVPAAGYKIVGLDIQGINRQQFWKNIFLPFKLFKSMNKARKIVREFKPDVAVGVGGFASGPLLMVANRLHIPTLVQEQNSYAGVTNKRLGNKAAKICVAYEGMEQFFPAERLLLTGNPIRRASIEIEGKREEALAFFGLDADKKTILVTGGSLGARTLNESVMASLGKFDDANIQVIWQCGSYYFDQLSQELKDKLSGRVHMLAFLQRMDYAYAAADMIIGRAGAGTISELCVVGKPVILVPSPNVAEDHQTKNAMALVNKHAAVLVKDNEAKATLFDTAIALLGNESESKALAQNIKKLALLDADVVIAKEVLKLANKG from the coding sequence ATGGCTATACGTGTGATCATAAGTGGTGGTGGTACTGGCGGACATATTTTTCCGGCAGTAGCAATTGCTAATGCACTAAAAGCATTGGATCCGCAAAATGAAATTCTTTTTGTTGGAGCTAACGGCCGTATGGAAATGGAGAAAGTTCCAGCAGCAGGTTATAAAATCGTGGGATTAGATATTCAAGGGATCAATAGACAACAGTTTTGGAAAAATATATTTTTACCGTTCAAGCTGTTTAAAAGCATGAACAAAGCACGTAAAATTGTCCGTGAGTTTAAACCTGATGTAGCTGTTGGTGTTGGTGGTTTTGCTTCTGGCCCCTTATTGATGGTAGCAAATCGATTGCATATACCAACACTCGTACAAGAACAAAATTCTTATGCGGGAGTTACCAATAAGCGCTTAGGAAATAAGGCAGCTAAGATTTGTGTTGCTTATGAAGGTATGGAACAATTTTTTCCAGCAGAGAGATTATTGTTAACGGGTAATCCGATTCGCCGTGCTTCTATTGAGATTGAAGGTAAGCGTGAAGAAGCGTTGGCATTTTTTGGATTAGATGCTGATAAAAAGACAATTTTAGTCACGGGTGGCAGTCTAGGAGCACGTACTTTGAATGAAAGTGTAATGGCTTCTCTCGGGAAGTTTGATGATGCAAATATACAAGTGATATGGCAGTGTGGAAGTTACTATTTCGATCAATTAAGTCAAGAATTGAAAGATAAACTTTCTGGTCGTGTTCATATGCTTGCTTTCTTGCAACGTATGGATTACGCTTATGCAGCGGCTGATATGATTATTGGCCGTGCAGGTGCTGGAACGATCTCAGAACTATGTGTTGTTGGTAAGCCGGTAATATTGGTTCCTTCGCCCAATGTAGCGGAAGATCATCAAACAAAAAATGCGATGGCTTTGGTGAATAAACATGCGGCGGTATTAGTTAAGGATAACGAGGCAAAAGCAACATTATTTGACACAGCTATTGCTTTGCTCGGTAATGAATCTGAATCGAAAGCTTTGGCTCAAAATATAAAGAAATTAGCGCTTCTTGATGCGGACGTAGTCATTGCAAAAGAAGTTTTAAAATTAGCAAATAAAGGGTAA
- a CDS encoding FtsW/RodA/SpoVE family cell cycle protein produces the protein MVEHLLSKLKGDRWIWIIVILLSGWSLLAVYSSVGTLAYKEGKGTELYLFKHFSLIAVGFVLMYLSHKLDYRYYAGISKLLMAITVPLLLYTLIFGSKVNDASRWVTIPVINQTFQTSDLAKLALITFLARMLSRKQEEIKDVKKSFIPIMGAVCGVFVLIAWANMSTAIMLFGVCVLLLLIGRISFKQIAIVSAGVVLLGIIVVSIGPRRATYYSRVKSFIGVEKDKQEGMPVSFQDDKNYQANNAKIAIATGGVFGKGPGNSIQRNVLPHPYSDFIFAIIIEEYGTIGGVVLIFLYLALMYRCIRIVTLSPKAFGAFLAAGLGFSLTIQAFANMAVAVGLGPVTGVPLPLVSMGGTSILFTSIALGIILSVSRNIEELKGKQELDERPKEKRVVVGTIPV, from the coding sequence ATGGTAGAGCATCTACTTTCTAAATTAAAGGGCGACCGTTGGATATGGATTATTGTAATCCTGCTTTCGGGCTGGTCTTTGTTAGCGGTCTACAGTTCTGTAGGAACGTTGGCATATAAAGAAGGTAAGGGAACAGAATTATATCTGTTCAAGCACTTCTCTTTAATTGCTGTTGGTTTTGTGTTGATGTATTTATCGCATAAACTGGATTACCGTTATTATGCAGGTATTTCCAAATTGTTGATGGCGATAACGGTTCCATTGCTTTTATATACATTGATTTTTGGAAGTAAGGTGAATGATGCAAGTCGTTGGGTTACGATCCCTGTGATTAATCAGACTTTTCAAACTTCCGATTTGGCAAAGTTGGCATTGATTACGTTCTTAGCTCGTATGTTGTCTAGGAAGCAAGAGGAGATAAAAGATGTCAAGAAATCATTTATTCCGATCATGGGTGCTGTTTGTGGTGTCTTTGTTTTAATTGCTTGGGCGAATATGTCTACAGCAATTATGTTGTTTGGGGTATGTGTATTACTGCTCTTAATTGGGCGTATTAGTTTTAAGCAGATCGCTATTGTATCTGCCGGTGTGGTATTGCTCGGAATAATTGTTGTTTCGATCGGTCCAAGACGAGCAACTTATTACAGTCGTGTCAAGTCTTTTATCGGGGTTGAAAAAGATAAACAGGAAGGTATGCCTGTTTCATTTCAGGATGATAAAAACTATCAGGCTAATAATGCTAAGATTGCAATAGCGACGGGAGGTGTTTTTGGTAAAGGACCAGGTAATAGTATTCAGAGAAATGTATTGCCACACCCTTATTCGGATTTTATATTTGCCATCATCATTGAAGAATATGGAACAATAGGCGGTGTCGTCTTAATTTTTCTATATCTCGCTTTGATGTATAGATGTATTCGTATTGTGACATTAAGCCCTAAAGCATTTGGTGCTTTTTTGGCCGCAGGGCTAGGCTTTAGTTTGACTATTCAAGCATTTGCGAATATGGCAGTAGCAGTAGGTTTGGGTCCGGTGACCGGTGTTCCGCTTCCCTTAGTGAGTATGGGAGGAACATCAATTCTATTTACCAGTATTGCATTAGGAATTATCTTAAGTGTAAGTAGAAATATTGAAGAGTTAAAAGGTAAACAGGAATTGGATGAACGACCAAAGGAAAAAAGAGTGGTCGTTGGTACGATTCCGGTATAA
- the murD gene encoding UDP-N-acetylmuramoyl-L-alanine--D-glutamate ligase: MANISSTYYPQSGKLIVLGAGESGVGTAILAKQKGFDVFVSDMGMIASHYKVQLDGEQIAYEEGTHTEERILLADLVVKSPGIPEHAPLVIALKAKHIPVIAEIEFAAQYTDAKLICITGSNGKSTTTMLTYEMLKHAGKHVGLAGNIGKSFALQVAREQFDVYVLEISSFMLDDMYQFRADIAVILNITADHLDRYGYKVENYVDSKFRMIQNQTKDDYFIYCLDDPQTAAGLKRHHTAAMHLPFTQEQKVEFGAYLTSIKDIIINIPNSDTFTMRTEELSLTGKHNVYNNMASGLIAKVQELRNQAMKESMSSYVNIAHRLEQVACIGGVNYINDSKATNVNSVWYALESVSTPIVLMLGGVDKGNDYEMLRDLVKNKVRAIVCVGKDNTAIHAAFEDDTELIVNSSSMKDAVQLASHLAQKGDTVLLSPACASFDWFKNYEDRGDKFKAAVMEL, from the coding sequence ATGGCGAACATTTCATCAACATATTATCCACAGTCGGGAAAACTAATCGTTCTTGGAGCAGGTGAGAGTGGTGTAGGTACTGCTATACTGGCAAAACAGAAAGGTTTTGATGTTTTTGTTTCTGATATGGGAATGATTGCATCGCACTATAAAGTGCAGCTGGATGGAGAACAGATTGCTTATGAGGAGGGCACTCATACCGAGGAACGTATTTTATTGGCGGATCTTGTTGTGAAAAGTCCCGGTATTCCGGAACATGCTCCTTTAGTCATTGCGTTGAAAGCTAAACATATTCCTGTTATTGCAGAAATAGAATTTGCTGCACAATATACCGACGCTAAATTGATCTGTATTACGGGATCAAATGGGAAATCGACCACTACCATGTTGACCTATGAGATGCTGAAGCATGCAGGTAAACATGTAGGATTAGCTGGAAATATCGGTAAAAGCTTTGCGCTGCAAGTAGCACGTGAGCAATTTGATGTTTATGTATTGGAAATTTCGAGCTTTATGCTGGATGATATGTACCAATTTAGAGCAGACATCGCTGTTATTTTGAATATTACCGCTGATCATCTGGATCGTTATGGTTATAAGGTGGAGAATTACGTGGATTCTAAGTTTCGAATGATTCAAAATCAGACGAAAGACGATTACTTCATTTATTGTCTGGATGATCCACAAACTGCAGCAGGTTTAAAAAGACATCATACTGCAGCAATGCATTTGCCTTTTACACAGGAACAAAAAGTAGAATTTGGAGCATATTTGACTTCAATTAAAGATATTATAATTAACATACCTAATAGCGATACATTTACTATGAGAACGGAAGAGTTGTCTTTGACAGGGAAACACAATGTGTACAACAATATGGCTTCTGGCCTTATTGCTAAGGTTCAAGAGTTGAGAAATCAAGCTATGAAGGAAAGTATGAGCTCATATGTTAATATTGCACATCGTTTGGAGCAAGTAGCTTGTATAGGTGGCGTTAATTATATTAATGATTCAAAAGCAACCAATGTTAACTCGGTTTGGTATGCTTTGGAAAGTGTATCCACACCTATCGTTTTGATGTTAGGTGGCGTGGATAAGGGCAATGATTATGAAATGTTGCGCGATTTAGTTAAAAATAAAGTACGTGCTATTGTTTGTGTCGGCAAAGATAATACGGCTATTCACGCCGCATTTGAAGATGATACGGAATTGATCGTAAACAGTTCTTCTATGAAAGATGCGGTGCAATTAGCATCTCATTTGGCTCAAAAAGGAGATACGGTATTGTTGTCACCAGCGTGTGCAAGTTTTGACTGGTTTAAAAATTACGAAGATCGCGGTGATAAATTTAAAGCCGCGGTGATGGAGTTGTAG
- the mraY gene encoding phospho-N-acetylmuramoyl-pentapeptide-transferase, protein MLYHLFTWLNEYVHIPGAGLFQYISFRTSMAVIASLIITTVFGGKLIQVLQNKQVGETIRDLGLEGEKKKQGTPTMGGLIIIAGILIPTLLFAKLTNIYVIIMIVATLWMGAVGFLDDYIKVFRHNKEGLAGRFKVIGQTGLGIFIACTMYFHPEIVVRQNVASPTSTKPVEVVINQSTGEKTYAENVKSSKTNIPFYKNNEFDYAKVFKVFGLNSNVLTFIVFLVVVVFIVTAVSNGANITDGIDGLATGTSAIIGVTLAILAYVSGNVIFSDYLNIMYIPNSGELVIFAGAFVGACVGFLWYNTYPAQVFMGDTGSLAIGGIIAAFAILIRKELLIPILCGVFLLELVSVILQVSYFKYTKKKYGEGRRIFLMSPLHHHFQKKGYHEAKIVTRFVIVGIILAILTIVTLKIR, encoded by the coding sequence ATGTTGTACCATTTATTCACATGGTTAAACGAATACGTGCACATTCCAGGAGCTGGACTGTTTCAGTATATTTCTTTCAGAACATCGATGGCGGTGATTGCATCATTGATCATCACGACTGTCTTTGGAGGAAAACTGATTCAGGTACTTCAGAATAAGCAAGTGGGAGAGACCATCCGTGATTTAGGATTAGAGGGGGAGAAAAAGAAACAAGGTACACCAACTATGGGTGGTTTGATTATTATTGCAGGTATTCTAATTCCGACTTTATTGTTTGCGAAGCTGACGAATATTTATGTCATCATTATGATCGTTGCTACACTTTGGATGGGAGCTGTCGGATTTTTGGATGATTATATTAAAGTATTTCGTCATAATAAGGAAGGTCTGGCTGGCCGTTTTAAGGTAATCGGTCAAACTGGTCTAGGTATTTTCATTGCATGTACAATGTATTTTCATCCAGAAATTGTCGTACGTCAAAATGTTGCGTCACCTACTTCGACTAAACCTGTTGAGGTTGTGATCAATCAGAGTACCGGTGAGAAGACTTATGCAGAGAATGTGAAATCATCGAAAACAAATATTCCTTTTTATAAGAATAACGAATTTGACTATGCTAAAGTGTTTAAGGTATTTGGACTTAATAGTAATGTTTTAACGTTTATTGTATTCTTGGTCGTTGTAGTATTTATTGTGACAGCGGTATCTAATGGTGCAAATATCACAGATGGTATTGATGGTTTAGCAACGGGTACTTCTGCAATTATTGGTGTTACACTAGCCATTTTAGCTTATGTGTCCGGTAACGTTATTTTTTCAGACTACCTGAATATCATGTATATTCCTAATTCGGGAGAGCTTGTGATTTTTGCAGGTGCTTTTGTTGGGGCATGCGTTGGCTTTTTATGGTACAATACTTATCCTGCTCAGGTATTTATGGGAGATACGGGTAGTTTGGCTATTGGTGGTATTATTGCCGCTTTTGCGATTTTGATCCGTAAAGAACTGCTGATCCCGATATTGTGCGGTGTTTTCTTATTGGAACTGGTTTCTGTTATTTTGCAGGTTTCTTATTTTAAATACACAAAGAAAAAATATGGTGAGGGAAGACGTATTTTCTTAATGTCTCCTTTGCATCATCATTTTCAAAAGAAAGGTTATCATGAAGCTAAGATTGTAACCCGGTTTGTGATTGTTGGAATTATTTTGGCCATTTTGACCATCGTAACATTAAAAATTAGATAA
- a CDS encoding UDP-N-acetylmuramoyl-L-alanyl-D-glutamate--2,6-diaminopimelate ligase — protein sequence MKNLKSILHAIPVQEVVGQLDVEVVSLCFDSRQVVFGSLFIAVRGVHTDGHLFIEKAIAFGARAVIVEELPTETLDSVVYIVVADSALALGIVASNFYDNPSKKLKLVGVTGTNGKTTVATLLFQLFSELGYHVGLLSTVQNQIGDRIIPATHTTPDPIQLNHLLSEMVEEGCDYCFMEVSSHAVVQQRIAGLKFTGAIFTNITHDHLDFHKTFSSYIKAKKKFFDDLDTAAFALTNEDDRNGQVMLQNTFAYKKTYGLHSGADFSARIVESHFDGMLMNIDGYDVWVKLVGGFNAYNLLAVYGAAILLEQETVRVLTAMSVLTGAEGRFETMKAPNGVFGIVDYAHTPDAVENVLQTIEKLRNESQQIITVLGCGGDRDKTKRPEMSQSALRYSDRLIITSDNPRTEDPLVIIKEMEAGVAPEQKSKVLSIADRKEAIRVAYQLAKPGDIIVVAGKGHEKYQEVNGVRHHFDDKEILELTFNEE from the coding sequence ATGAAGAATTTAAAATCAATATTACATGCTATTCCTGTACAGGAGGTAGTCGGTCAACTAGATGTTGAGGTAGTATCGCTTTGCTTTGATTCGCGTCAGGTCGTGTTCGGAAGTTTGTTTATTGCCGTTAGAGGTGTACATACTGATGGGCATTTATTTATTGAAAAAGCAATTGCATTTGGAGCAAGAGCAGTAATTGTAGAAGAGTTGCCGACAGAGACGTTGGATTCTGTTGTTTATATTGTTGTAGCCGATTCAGCATTAGCTTTGGGTATTGTTGCATCTAACTTTTATGATAATCCGTCAAAGAAATTGAAATTGGTTGGCGTGACGGGAACGAATGGTAAAACAACTGTTGCAACGTTGTTGTTTCAGCTGTTTTCAGAATTGGGTTATCATGTTGGGCTTTTGTCAACTGTACAGAATCAGATCGGTGATCGTATTATACCTGCAACACATACAACTCCTGATCCTATTCAATTAAATCACTTATTGAGTGAAATGGTTGAAGAGGGATGTGATTACTGTTTTATGGAGGTAAGTTCGCATGCAGTAGTGCAACAACGGATTGCAGGTTTGAAATTTACAGGCGCTATTTTTACGAACATTACGCATGATCATCTGGATTTTCATAAAACTTTCAGTAGTTACATTAAGGCAAAGAAAAAGTTTTTTGATGATTTAGATACAGCAGCTTTTGCACTGACGAATGAAGATGATCGTAATGGACAGGTGATGTTGCAAAACACATTTGCTTATAAAAAGACATATGGCTTGCATTCTGGTGCTGATTTTAGTGCTAGAATTGTGGAAAGCCATTTCGATGGGATGTTGATGAACATCGATGGTTATGATGTTTGGGTGAAATTGGTTGGAGGCTTTAATGCTTATAATTTACTGGCAGTTTATGGAGCTGCTATTTTGCTGGAGCAAGAAACTGTTCGTGTATTGACTGCAATGAGTGTCTTGACTGGTGCAGAAGGACGTTTTGAAACCATGAAAGCACCGAATGGCGTCTTTGGAATTGTTGATTATGCACATACACCTGATGCTGTTGAGAATGTATTGCAGACCATTGAAAAATTACGTAATGAGAGTCAGCAGATTATTACGGTACTGGGATGTGGTGGTGATCGTGATAAAACAAAAAGACCTGAGATGTCACAGTCGGCATTACGTTATAGTGATCGTCTGATTATTACATCAGATAACCCGAGAACGGAAGATCCGCTTGTTATTATCAAAGAGATGGAAGCGGGTGTTGCTCCTGAGCAAAAGAGTAAAGTTTTGTCTATTGCCGATCGTAAAGAGGCCATCCGAGTAGCATATCAATTGGCTAAACCAGGTGATATTATTGTGGTAGCTGGAAAAGGACATGAAAAGTATCAAGAGGTGAATGGTGTACGCCATCATTTTGATGATAAAGAAATTTTAGAATTAACATTTAACGAAGAATAA
- a CDS encoding penicillin-binding protein gives MNIRTTILFRVYIAFGLIVLVAIAVFTKLFHLQYIDGDKWRELSDSLSIQEREVEAARGNIYSNDGSLLATSVPEYELRFDAMAIPEEENDYFNLKVDSLAIKLSGFFKDKSSRQYLTLLKQARNKKQRYVLIKRAVSHQDLKVIRNFPLLKAVRVGKERYPGGLITERQNKRILPFVNLAARTIGYKNVKENIHVGLEGAYGEYIDGKSGKRLMQRIAGGVWIPVNRDIEVAPVDGADIISTIDINMQDMAQRALEKQMIASNADEGCVVMMEVKTGEVRAVANFTKDKDGVYREKMNIAIAQSAEPGSTFKLASYLAAIDDGLIDSSTHVNVGNGNWPIYRHTIKDSHAPKKSIMSAQEAFEQSSNVGITKLIYEHYKDNPGKFSAKLHSFGLDQKLKLQITGEGAPLIKTPKSKSWSGLSLVQMAYGYELKVTPLQMLTLYNAVANNGRMISPLFVKEIRHLGNTVEKFEARVINEKIASDKALGQIRGMLEGTMKDGTGKTLRNPLYSSGGKTGTAQMADGAMGYRNRKYQSSFAGYFPAEDPKYSIIVVIRNPRNGYYGASTAGPVFKELADMVYANDLDMHSAFNRKKLNTSALNTKALTLKGSREATQKVYEQLGLKIVNWNSIAQNDSTSSTLGVPFVEYQIKEGVVPNVMGMGLIDALFALENSGFKTSVIGKGKVIKQSLIASQKLPIGTGVTIELK, from the coding sequence ATGAATATCAGAACTACCATTCTATTTCGTGTTTATATCGCATTCGGTTTAATCGTCCTTGTGGCGATTGCTGTGTTTACGAAGCTTTTTCATTTACAGTATATTGACGGTGATAAATGGCGGGAGTTGTCAGATAGTTTATCCATTCAGGAGCGTGAAGTAGAGGCGGCTCGTGGAAATATCTACTCTAATGATGGAAGCTTACTGGCGACATCTGTACCTGAATACGAATTGCGCTTTGATGCTATGGCTATTCCGGAAGAGGAAAACGATTATTTCAATCTGAAAGTTGATTCTTTGGCGATTAAACTGTCGGGATTTTTTAAAGATAAATCTTCTAGACAGTATTTGACATTATTAAAACAGGCAAGAAATAAAAAGCAACGTTATGTCTTGATTAAGCGAGCTGTTTCGCATCAAGACCTGAAAGTTATTAGGAATTTTCCGTTGCTTAAAGCTGTTCGTGTTGGTAAAGAACGTTATCCTGGTGGTTTGATTACAGAGCGTCAGAATAAGCGTATTCTTCCGTTTGTTAATTTGGCTGCGCGGACAATAGGCTATAAAAATGTCAAAGAAAATATTCATGTTGGACTTGAAGGTGCCTATGGTGAATATATTGACGGAAAAAGTGGAAAACGCCTGATGCAAAGAATTGCAGGGGGTGTATGGATTCCTGTTAACCGTGATATTGAAGTGGCTCCTGTAGATGGGGCTGATATTATCTCAACCATTGATATCAATATGCAGGATATGGCACAAAGGGCCTTGGAGAAGCAGATGATAGCAAGTAATGCTGATGAAGGTTGTGTTGTGATGATGGAGGTTAAAACGGGAGAAGTTCGTGCTGTTGCAAATTTTACGAAAGACAAAGATGGTGTCTACCGTGAAAAAATGAATATTGCGATTGCACAGAGTGCTGAACCAGGATCTACATTTAAACTAGCATCTTATCTGGCTGCTATTGATGATGGGTTAATCGATTCGAGTACTCATGTGAATGTTGGAAACGGAAACTGGCCGATCTACCGTCACACGATTAAAGATTCACATGCGCCTAAAAAATCAATAATGAGTGCGCAGGAAGCTTTTGAACAATCGTCAAACGTAGGTATTACGAAATTGATTTATGAGCATTATAAAGATAATCCAGGGAAATTTTCAGCTAAGCTGCATTCTTTTGGATTAGATCAGAAATTAAAATTACAAATAACGGGAGAAGGAGCTCCCTTGATAAAAACTCCAAAAAGTAAGAGTTGGAGTGGTCTGTCACTTGTACAAATGGCTTATGGCTACGAGCTAAAAGTGACACCATTACAGATGTTGACATTGTATAATGCCGTAGCGAATAATGGAAGAATGATTTCTCCGCTTTTTGTAAAAGAAATCAGACACCTAGGTAATACGGTTGAAAAATTTGAAGCAAGGGTTATTAATGAGAAGATTGCTTCTGATAAAGCCTTGGGACAAATCAGGGGAATGCTGGAAGGTACGATGAAAGATGGAACAGGGAAAACCTTGAGAAATCCATTGTATAGTTCCGGTGGTAAAACAGGAACGGCTCAAATGGCAGACGGTGCGATGGGATATCGTAATCGTAAATATCAATCTTCTTTTGCAGGATATTTTCCTGCTGAAGATCCAAAATATTCGATCATCGTGGTGATTCGAAATCCGAGAAACGGATATTATGGTGCGTCAACAGCGGGACCGGTTTTTAAAGAGCTAGCTGATATGGTGTATGCAAATGATTTGGATATGCACAGTGCTTTTAATAGAAAAAAACTAAATACGTCGGCCTTGAATACGAAGGCTTTAACATTAAAGGGATCGCGCGAAGCGACTCAGAAGGTGTACGAGCAGTTAGGTTTAAAAATTGTGAATTGGAATTCAATTGCACAGAATGATTCAACAAGTTCAACGCTTGGAGTTCCATTTGTGGAGTATCAAATAAAAGAGGGTGTAGTGCCAAATGTTATGGGAATGGGGTTGATTGATGCTTTGTTTGCTCTGGAGAATTCTGGATTTAAAACAAGCGTGATTGGAAAAGGAAAAGTGATTAAGCAATCTTTGATTGCAAGTCAAAAATTACCAATTGGTACAGGTGTAACAATAGAACTGAAGTAG